A stretch of the Chthoniobacterales bacterium genome encodes the following:
- the add gene encoding adenosine deaminase — protein sequence MEEALPKIDLHRHLDGSIRLETILDLGLENDLPLPGRTLDTLRPFVVVSDPQPGLMPFLAKFEWMVGVLVDPAACRRVAYENVEDAKRENLDAVELRFSPVFMAMAHGLDPQAVTEAVVDGVAAGVRDFGVPTTLTGILSRTFGLNSCFRELDALLACRDGLVAIDLAGDEGNFPPELFIEHFRRVRDAGLNVTIHAGEAAGAPGIWTALRELGATRIGHAVRATDDPALLDYFAEHRIGLECNLTSNVQTSTVADYASHPLKAFLERSLLATINTDDPGISGIDLDYEYEVAAPAAGLSADQIAQARRNAASIAF from the coding sequence ATGGAAGAAGCCCTGCCGAAGATCGATCTCCACCGTCATCTCGACGGGAGCATTCGCCTGGAGACGATCCTGGATCTCGGGCTCGAGAACGACCTTCCGCTGCCAGGCCGCACCCTCGACACCCTGCGCCCCTTCGTCGTCGTGAGCGATCCGCAGCCGGGCCTCATGCCCTTCCTCGCGAAGTTCGAGTGGATGGTCGGCGTGCTCGTTGACCCTGCTGCGTGCCGCCGCGTGGCCTACGAGAACGTCGAGGATGCGAAACGCGAGAACCTCGACGCCGTCGAACTGCGTTTCAGCCCCGTCTTCATGGCGATGGCTCACGGGCTCGATCCCCAGGCCGTCACCGAGGCCGTCGTCGACGGCGTTGCGGCCGGCGTGCGCGACTTCGGCGTGCCGACCACGCTCACCGGCATTCTCAGCCGCACGTTTGGCCTGAACTCCTGCTTCCGCGAGCTCGACGCCCTGCTTGCCTGTCGCGACGGCCTCGTTGCGATCGACCTCGCCGGTGACGAAGGCAATTTTCCGCCCGAGCTGTTCATCGAGCACTTCCGCCGGGTGCGCGACGCCGGGCTGAATGTCACGATCCACGCCGGAGAGGCCGCGGGCGCGCCGGGTATATGGACCGCCCTCCGCGAACTCGGCGCCACCCGCATCGGCCACGCCGTGCGCGCGACCGACGATCCCGCGCTGCTCGACTATTTCGCCGAGCACCGCATCGGCCTCGAGTGCAACCTCACCAGCAACGTCCAGACGAGCACCGTGGCCGACTATGCGAGCCATCCGCTGAAGGCGTTCCTCGAGCGCAGCCTGCTCGCGACGATCAACACCGACGACCCCGGCATCAGCGGCATCGACCTCGATTACGAATACGAGGTCGCCGCCCCGGCGGCGGGACTGAGCGCGGATCAGATCGCGCAGGCGCGACGCAACGCAGCGTCGATTGCGTTCTAG